From a single Octopus sinensis linkage group LG5, ASM634580v1, whole genome shotgun sequence genomic region:
- the LOC115211973 gene encoding transmembrane protein 115, with the protein MATPVVERNLPLIREQISVAFGKSSIVVKFVAVAVTLGYLLSFINAAIPYLTVTPGYVMPPNFWIWTYATHCFVEVHFWDVLIDVAVLILCGKLLEPLWGTLDMLVFFVVVNVGVALLTSFLYIVIYFVSRKEMYLFHTHIHGLPGYIAGFSVAVKQVMPDHILVTSPLGKLRNTHIPLLLLLLSVALRLIGALDGPYPFMFGWGIVVSWVYLRFYQKHSNGNRGDMADNFSFASFFPSRLQPVVGILANTIFSTLVKMRICKKPQRKYDVSSPTTITVTLPGTDPQDAERRRQLALKALNERLSKVDQQPKWPSLVEEGDLPKSSLTSHLPTKEETKPDAGAAKEKSQFVPTKLPVPDFKENMKNSTDSLS; encoded by the exons ATGGCGACGCCCGTGGTGGAGAGAAATTTACCTTTGATACGCGAGCAAATTTCAGTCGCTTTCGGAAAGAGTAGTATTGTTGTGAAATTTGTTGCCGTTGCTGTGACATTAGGCTATCTGTTATCGTTCATTAATGCTGCTATTCCTTATTTAACTGTTACTCCTGGATATGTTATGCCTCCAAACTTCTGGATCTGGACCTACGCGACGCATTGTTTTGTCGAAGTACACTTCTGGGATGTTCTTATTGATGTAGCCGTACTTATATTGTGTGGTAAACTTTTGGAACCCTTATGGGGAACACTAGACATGCTTGTCTTTTTTGTGGTCGTCAATGTGGGCGTGGCATTACTTACATCTTTCCTCTACATTGTTATCTACTTTGTGAGTCGGAAAGAGATGtacttgtttcacacacacattcacggtCTTCCTGGCTATATTGCCGGATTTTCTGTTGCCGTTAAACAAGTGATGCCTGACCACATTCTAGTGACATCGCCTCTTGGAAAACTTCGTAACACGCACATCCCACTCTTACTGCTTTTGCTGTCAGTCGCGTTACGTCTGATCGGAGCATTGGACGGGCCGTATCCATTCATGTTTGGATGGGGgattgttgtcagctgggtataCCTGAGATTTTACCAGAAACACAGCAATGGGAACCGTGGAGATATGGCAGATAACTTTAGTTTCGCCAG CTTTTTCCCAAGCCGGTTACAACCAGTTGTGGGCATATTGGCAAATACTATATTCAGCACGTTGGTAAAGATGAGGATTTGTAAGAAACCCCAACGGAAGTATGATGTCAGTTCACCAACAACCATCACAGTCACATTACCTGGCACAGACCCTCAGGATGCAGAACGCAGACG ACAATTGGCTCTAAAAGCATTGAACGAGAGACTTAGTAAAGTTGACCAACAACCCAAATGGCCATCCCTTGTTGAAGAAGGAGACCTTCCCAAATCTTCTTTAACTAGTCACTTaccaacaaaagaagaaacaaaaccaGATGCAGGGGCAGCAAAAGAAAAATCACAGTTCGTTCCAACAAAGCTACCTGTGCCAGACTTCAAAGAAAACATGAAGAATTCAACTGATTCTTTGtcatag